A segment of the Prochlorococcus marinus str. MIT 9215 genome:
ACAATTAAAATTGATTCTTTAAAAACATTTGCTGAAAAAGGTAATTCAACAAGAAAATTAAAAAAAATCTTAAATACAACTGGCTCTCCTGATAAAGAAATTAGAGCAGTATTGAATAAAGAGTTTGAAATCCCTATTACTATTGCAAGCAAACTTGTATATTCTGAAATAGGAAATATTTTTTTAACAAGACTTTCATCAATTATCCACCCGCCCATAGCAAATGATAAAAGAACAGGAATGTTAGCCCTTAGAGCAAGTGTAATTAAAGGTATTAAGATTGGTAATGGAAAAATAAATCTGATAAATTTTTTCGAAGGATATCCAACTAAAACTGTAATTTTAGATGTCAACGCTTTGAGCAAAGTAATGAGTAAAGTAGAATCAATTTCAGAATTATTAGAATTTTTTACAACTTCTCCTTTAGAAAAAATCAAAACAAACTAAAGAACCATGGTGTTATTAAATAAAATAAAAAATAAACTGCGTATTAATTACAGAAAAAAAAGATGGCCAGGTCTAATCGAAGCTTACAAACAATATCTTCCAGTTACGAAAAAAACTCCTATTATTTCCCTGAATGAAGGAAATACGCCACTAATTTTTAGTAATTCAATTAGCAAACTAATTGGAAATGGTACAAAAGTTTTTTTAAAATATGATGGGCTAAATCCAACAGGATCTTTTAAGGATCGTGGTATGACTATGGCAATTAGCAAAGCAAAAGAAGAAGGCTGTGAGTCAGTAATATGTGCAAGTACTGGAAATACTTCTGCAGCAGCAGCAGCATATGCTTCTAGAGGAGGATTAAAACCTTATGTTTTAATCCCAGAAGGATTTGTTGCTCAGGGAAAGCTTGCACAAGCTTTGATGTATGGAGCTGAAATAATATCTATTAATGGGAATTTTGATAAAGCACTTGAAATTGTTAGAGATTTATCCTCAGAACATCCAGTAGAACTTGTTAATTCTGTTAATCCATATAGAATTCAAGGACAAAAAACAGCTGCCTTTGAAATAGTTGATGACTTAGGTATTTCCCCTGATTGGCTTTGTATTCCAATGGGTAATGCGGGAAATATAACTGCTTATTGGATGGGATTTAAAGAATACTCAAAAATAAAAAGTAATTTGAAATTGCCGATTATGATGGGCTTTCAATCTGAAGGCTCTGCTCCATTAGTAAAAAACATAATAGTTAAAGATCCAGAAACAATCGCAACTGCAATAAGAATTGGGAATCCTGTAAATAGAGAAAAAGCAAAAATAGTTAGAAAGGAGAGTAAAGGAGACTTTCAGTCAGTTACGGATGAAGAAATAATCAATGCTTATAAAATCCTTGCCAAAGAAGGAGTATTTTGTGAACCTGCCAGTGCAGCATCAGTTGCTGGACTGATTAAAAATAAAAATAGAATTCAGAAAGAATCGACTATTGTTTGTGTTCTTACAGGAAATGGATTGAAAGATCCTGATTGCGCTATAAAAAACAATGATGCTATTTTCAGGAAAAATATCGAACCTTCATTAAAAAATATAACTAAAATCTTAGGATATTAAAATCCAAAATAAATAGTGTCTGTGGAAATCAATTAAAAACAAACATCATTTGTTGAAAAATATATAATAAATAATTTGATTTGTTAAATAAATTTAAATTCTTCGGAGAAAGCAAGAACTAATCAACAAATAAAAAAATTTTTTAACATGTTTTTGTGTACGAAAACT
Coding sequences within it:
- a CDS encoding alpha/beta hydrolase; this translates as MKFEKFLIFKVFFIFIISQLFFNVPKTKAAEEIKIVYSIFSRTIKIDSLKTFAEKGNSTRKLKKILNTTGSPDKEIRAVLNKEFEIPITIASKLVYSEIGNIFLTRLSSIIHPPIANDKRTGMLALRASVIKGIKIGNGKINLINFFEGYPTKTVILDVNALSKVMSKVESISELLEFFTTSPLEKIKTN
- the thrC gene encoding threonine synthase; the encoded protein is MVLLNKIKNKLRINYRKKRWPGLIEAYKQYLPVTKKTPIISLNEGNTPLIFSNSISKLIGNGTKVFLKYDGLNPTGSFKDRGMTMAISKAKEEGCESVICASTGNTSAAAAAYASRGGLKPYVLIPEGFVAQGKLAQALMYGAEIISINGNFDKALEIVRDLSSEHPVELVNSVNPYRIQGQKTAAFEIVDDLGISPDWLCIPMGNAGNITAYWMGFKEYSKIKSNLKLPIMMGFQSEGSAPLVKNIIVKDPETIATAIRIGNPVNREKAKIVRKESKGDFQSVTDEEIINAYKILAKEGVFCEPASAASVAGLIKNKNRIQKESTIVCVLTGNGLKDPDCAIKNNDAIFRKNIEPSLKNITKILGY